The proteins below come from a single Thermotoga sp. KOL6 genomic window:
- a CDS encoding alkaline phosphatase family protein: MKLERLEDDLLYPDYTGNSIVNFSNTILKIYDEKPLHEPYKLPKKVIENLRKVIVLIVDALSYEAFSSTISDDDVQVFPASSVFPTTTAVALPSIYSGLTPLEHGFLGYILYLREVGSLVNMIEMTPPGFPRDSVLKSHEIHFITIFQRLQKNVQSFFLIPRYLLGSGFSRIMSQGAEQIGFSSFGDMIEKILELVNLKGKILIFAYWSSLDSIAHKSGVESAYFRELKWIYRILKSELVRKLKKDTVFFMLSDHGQITTSKEKEIWWDKNSEISKFFEKPPAGEQRMMYLYTRRKKSLVEYLMEKYSDFAFFLDPRESTALFGVGKRHPEFFYRVGDVILIAKKDFSFNYRYTGKEESLLGRHGSLSYQELVVPLIVYRRW; the protein is encoded by the coding sequence AAAATATACGATGAAAAGCCCCTACACGAACCTTATAAACTGCCGAAAAAAGTGATTGAAAACCTCCGAAAGGTAATCGTTTTGATTGTTGATGCGCTCAGTTATGAAGCTTTCTCTTCCACCATTTCCGACGACGACGTTCAAGTGTTTCCAGCCTCATCAGTTTTTCCTACAACAACGGCCGTTGCGTTGCCGAGCATTTATTCTGGATTGACTCCTTTGGAACACGGATTTCTAGGATATATTCTCTATCTTCGAGAGGTGGGAAGTCTCGTGAACATGATAGAGATGACACCTCCAGGCTTTCCAAGAGACAGCGTTCTCAAAAGTCATGAGATCCATTTCATCACAATTTTTCAACGATTACAAAAAAACGTTCAAAGTTTCTTTCTCATTCCAAGATATTTGTTGGGAAGCGGATTTTCCAGGATAATGTCACAAGGTGCTGAACAGATCGGTTTTTCAAGTTTCGGTGATATGATTGAAAAGATCCTAGAACTGGTGAATCTTAAGGGAAAGATCCTGATTTTTGCCTATTGGTCATCTCTGGATTCAATAGCTCACAAAAGTGGTGTTGAAAGTGCTTATTTCAGAGAACTCAAATGGATTTATAGGATCTTGAAATCCGAACTAGTTCGAAAACTGAAAAAAGATACTGTCTTCTTCATGCTAAGCGATCATGGTCAGATCACAACATCAAAGGAAAAGGAAATTTGGTGGGATAAAAACTCGGAGATCTCAAAATTTTTTGAAAAGCCCCCGGCTGGTGAGCAAAGAATGATGTATCTTTACACAAGGAGAAAAAAGTCTTTGGTAGAATATCTTATGGAAAAGTATTCGGATTTCGCGTTTTTCTTAGATCCAAGAGAGTCAACAGCCCTTTTTGGTGTAGGAAAGAGGCATCCAGAATTTTTCTACAGAGTAGGGGACGTGATTTTGATAGCGAAGAAGGACTTCTCTTTCAATTACAGATACACGGGTAAAGAAGAGAGCCTTTTGGGTAGGCATGGAAGTCTTTCTTACCAGGAATTGGTAGTGCCCTTAATAGTGTATCGGAGGTGGTAA
- a CDS encoding ribonuclease H-like YkuK family protein, translating to MIELIKKFTSGYEYAIFVGTDSDVKDGEVIYATVLVVYRLGNGATYFYTVYKDGNRKDLYTRIFKEAEMSLEMAKFVEEILKLGKPVVHLDIGYEGLTKELVSSVIGYVKGMGYPYQVKPNSFAATKIAHKHTK from the coding sequence GTGATTGAACTGATTAAGAAATTCACTAGCGGGTATGAATACGCAATTTTCGTAGGTACGGACAGTGATGTAAAAGACGGAGAGGTAATTTATGCCACAGTACTTGTGGTGTACAGGTTGGGGAATGGGGCCACATACTTTTACACCGTGTATAAAGATGGAAACAGAAAAGATCTTTACACAAGAATATTCAAAGAAGCTGAAATGAGTTTAGAAATGGCGAAGTTTGTGGAAGAAATCCTGAAGTTGGGAAAACCGGTGGTACATCTTGACATTGGATACGAGGGCCTGACGAAAGAATTAGTGTCCAGTGTTATTGGTTACGTGAAAGGGATGGGATATCCTTACCAGGTGAAACCCAATTCGTTTGCCGCCACAAAAATTGCTCATAAACACACCAAATGA
- a CDS encoding ComF family protein → MDRFEKDLEKILKYLFLNTCVLCGRETSPLSVLCEECETKILKKGPSFYSESHRNYEMFVYSDYRDELEQLIKLYKYRKERQLSKFLVRVFVKLYSYFPRQADMVTWIPSSLDSLEERGFDHMELIAKKITKFLKIPAAKLLENISKGRQVERRREERKKMGRFVCRKIPPRNIILLDDVMTTGTSIKDSVKVLLENGANRVFVYILARTT, encoded by the coding sequence ATGGATAGATTCGAGAAAGACTTGGAGAAGATACTGAAATATCTGTTCTTGAACACGTGCGTCCTTTGTGGAAGAGAAACTTCTCCACTGTCTGTTCTCTGTGAAGAATGCGAAACGAAAATTTTGAAAAAAGGTCCTTCGTTTTACAGCGAATCTCACAGAAATTACGAAATGTTTGTGTATTCCGACTACAGAGACGAGCTAGAACAGTTGATAAAACTCTACAAATATCGCAAAGAGCGACAACTTTCAAAATTTCTAGTGAGGGTTTTTGTTAAATTGTACAGTTACTTCCCAAGACAGGCAGATATGGTAACCTGGATTCCCTCTTCTTTGGACTCGCTGGAGGAAAGAGGATTTGATCATATGGAACTCATCGCGAAAAAGATCACCAAATTTCTTAAGATCCCCGCCGCAAAGCTCTTAGAAAATATTTCAAAAGGAAGACAAGTTGAAAGGCGGAGAGAAGAAAGAAAAAAGATGGGACGTTTCGTCTGCCGGAAAATTCCTCCCCGAAATATCATCCTTCTGGACGATGTAATGACAACAGGAACAAGCATAAAAGATTCCGTAAAGGTCCTACTCGAAAATGGAGCAAATAGGGTTTTCGTTTATATTCTGGCAAGAACTACGTGA
- a CDS encoding glycerate kinase, giving the protein MFDSESLKDVLLRIVRKAIDSVLPDRAVKETLKNVDVDRVFLVAVGKAAWRMANAAYEILGEKIEKGIVITKYGHSEGPIDEFEIYEAGHPVPDENTIKATRRVLELANELKENCEILFLLSGGGSSLFELPMEGVSLEELRKITDVLLKSGANIEETNAVRKHLSQVKGGRFAERVYPARVITFVLSDVLGDKLDVIASGPTWPDRSTSKDALRVLEKYGVEVNEGVKKALMEETPKHLSNVEIHLIGNVKKVCEEAKKAASEEGFNAEIVTTTLDCEAREAGKFIASVMREIKFANRPLRRPAAVIFGGETVVHVRGTGLGGRNQELALSAAITLEGLDGVALCAVGTDGTDGPTDAAGGVVDGETTLILKRMGEDPNLYLENNDSYNALKKAGSLLITGPTGTNVNDLIVGLVT; this is encoded by the coding sequence TTGTTTGATTCTGAATCCTTGAAGGATGTATTACTCAGGATAGTGAGAAAGGCAATAGATTCTGTACTGCCCGATAGAGCAGTAAAAGAAACCTTGAAAAATGTCGATGTTGATAGAGTTTTTCTCGTAGCGGTAGGAAAAGCGGCATGGAGAATGGCGAACGCTGCCTATGAAATTCTAGGAGAGAAGATAGAGAAAGGTATCGTAATAACGAAATACGGTCATAGTGAGGGTCCCATCGATGAATTCGAAATATACGAAGCTGGGCATCCTGTTCCGGATGAAAACACTATAAAAGCAACCAGAAGGGTACTAGAGTTGGCAAATGAACTAAAAGAAAACTGCGAGATCCTTTTTTTGTTGTCTGGTGGAGGATCTTCTCTGTTCGAGTTGCCTATGGAGGGAGTTTCTCTTGAAGAGCTGAGAAAAATAACCGATGTTCTCCTCAAGAGTGGAGCGAATATTGAAGAGACAAATGCGGTGAGAAAGCACCTTTCACAAGTGAAAGGCGGAAGGTTTGCAGAGAGAGTTTATCCAGCGAGAGTGATCACTTTCGTTCTTTCAGACGTTTTAGGTGACAAACTCGATGTGATAGCCTCAGGACCCACGTGGCCGGACCGATCAACTTCGAAAGATGCCTTGAGAGTTTTGGAAAAGTACGGTGTTGAAGTGAATGAAGGAGTGAAAAAAGCTCTTATGGAAGAAACTCCCAAGCATCTTTCCAATGTGGAGATTCATCTCATCGGCAACGTAAAAAAGGTGTGTGAGGAGGCAAAAAAAGCAGCTTCGGAAGAAGGATTCAATGCAGAAATAGTTACGACAACACTAGATTGTGAAGCACGGGAAGCAGGAAAGTTTATTGCCAGTGTGATGAGGGAAATCAAATTCGCGAACAGACCGTTGAGGAGGCCAGCAGCTGTGATCTTTGGTGGTGAAACCGTTGTTCATGTTAGAGGAACGGGGTTGGGTGGTAGAAATCAAGAGCTCGCACTTTCAGCGGCGATTACCCTTGAAGGATTAGATGGTGTGGCTTTGTGTGCTGTTGGAACGGATGGAACCGATGGACCTACGGATGCAGCTGGTGGTGTTGTCGATGGTGAAACCACACTCATTTTGAAGCGAATGGGAGAGGATCCTAACTTATATCTGGAAAACAATGACTCTTATAACGCTTTGAAGAAAGCAGGTTCACTTTTAATAACGGGCCCTACGGGGACTAACGTCAACGATCTGATAGTTGGTTTGGTCACGTAG
- a CDS encoding nitroreductase family protein, protein MDIFEAIESRHSVRNFLRRNLPDSLKEELKIFSSIKFITKKYDWKANFQDFPHYIYATTKKSFDELVDYGFQGEQIVLFLTMKGLGTCWMARSPHPNVPYIIAFGYPKNRDFSRKRKPISSFLENDIEELQPEIIRIIELTILAPSALNGQPWRFRFTGRELCISSRKPVDLGIALSHAFLVAREIYKREPEILKRKEDTYCLILNP, encoded by the coding sequence ATGGATATCTTTGAGGCCATAGAGAGCAGACACTCGGTGCGGAACTTTCTGAGGAGGAATCTACCAGATAGTTTAAAAGAAGAATTGAAAATCTTTTCAAGCATAAAGTTTATCACAAAAAAGTATGATTGGAAAGCAAATTTTCAGGATTTTCCACATTACATTTATGCAACAACTAAAAAAAGTTTTGATGAACTTGTCGATTATGGTTTTCAGGGAGAGCAAATTGTACTCTTTTTAACAATGAAAGGGCTTGGGACTTGTTGGATGGCTCGTTCCCCTCATCCGAATGTTCCTTACATAATCGCTTTTGGATATCCAAAAAACAGGGATTTCAGCAGGAAGAGGAAACCCATCAGTTCGTTTCTCGAAAACGATATAGAAGAGCTACAACCCGAGATCATCAGGATAATCGAACTGACCATCTTGGCTCCATCGGCTCTCAATGGACAACCTTGGAGGTTTAGATTCACTGGCAGGGAACTTTGCATCTCCTCAAGGAAGCCAGTGGATCTCGGAATAGCTCTTTCTCACGCGTTTCTCGTTGCCAGAGAAATTTACAAAAGAGAACCTGAAATTCTGAAGAGAAAGGAGGATACGTATTGTTTGATTCTGAATCCTTGA
- a CDS encoding GGDEF domain-containing protein, with amino-acid sequence MILLIKEMVYVLAAFLLLFFIFLVRKYVKNFEGEVLLETGVAIITVGLFINLFYEFIGYNIMILGILVSFFGVTKIFKSLKEIAIKDHLTGLHTRYYFFEEWLPQEMERQKRKKGSGIAFLIIDLDDFKEINDRYSHKIGDKLLKHVSHEILKNIRKTDCAVRFGGDEILIAFPDIDEKSVLNIVKRLEKRLKFNPIGLPINFSYGIETWKPGENIENIIQKADIQMYTLKNMRKQYRALTKEPDVD; translated from the coding sequence GTGATCCTGTTGATTAAAGAAATGGTTTATGTTCTTGCGGCTTTTCTCCTTCTGTTTTTTATCTTTCTTGTGAGAAAGTATGTGAAGAATTTTGAAGGTGAAGTCTTGTTAGAAACGGGTGTAGCGATAATAACAGTTGGACTTTTTATCAATTTGTTTTACGAGTTCATAGGATACAACATTATGATTTTGGGGATTCTCGTTTCATTTTTCGGAGTGACCAAGATATTCAAATCTCTTAAAGAAATAGCCATCAAAGATCATCTTACCGGTCTTCACACTCGATATTATTTCTTCGAAGAGTGGCTTCCCCAAGAGATGGAGAGGCAAAAGCGAAAAAAGGGAAGTGGAATCGCCTTTCTAATAATAGATCTAGATGATTTCAAAGAGATCAATGATCGGTATTCTCATAAAATTGGTGATAAACTTTTGAAACACGTTTCCCACGAAATATTGAAAAACATCAGAAAAACGGATTGTGCAGTAAGATTTGGTGGTGATGAAATACTAATTGCTTTCCCAGACATAGATGAAAAAAGTGTGCTCAACATAGTTAAAAGATTAGAAAAAAGATTGAAATTCAATCCAATCGGCCTGCCTATAAACTTCTCTTACGGTATAGAAACTTGGAAACCTGGAGAAAACATAGAAAATATCATACAAAAGGCAGATATTCAAATGTACACCTTGAAAAATATGCGAAAGCAATATCGAGCACTGACAAAAGAGCCAGATGTTGACTAA
- a CDS encoding GGDEF domain-containing protein, which yields MGYYRNTRYKLIRRISKFLSDIVGVVVLIGKDGNFVVDFSDGNIPPFFKEGVSYTSNEIKDILKLQRKRVAEIFAVKDAAHDELFILYLKKDLEKETLHLIQSLMFSESEDSSLEYIAYHDPLTGLPNRRYFHELGNRYLAIAKRENKSLYVLFMDLSGFKKINDTYGHMFGDEVLKTVAKRVLDRIRRSDIVSRIGGDEFAILLYDMKESYLESFLKRLFSAFDESIEIENTKAFVSANVGISRFPEDGGTLEELLKIADERMYAAKTQGKPFILPFSRVS from the coding sequence ATGGGATACTACAGAAACACTCGATACAAATTAATCCGAAGAATTTCAAAGTTTCTCTCAGATATAGTGGGAGTGGTTGTTTTAATTGGTAAAGATGGAAACTTCGTTGTCGACTTCTCCGATGGAAACATACCACCCTTTTTCAAAGAAGGAGTTTCTTACACATCAAATGAAATAAAGGATATTTTGAAATTACAAAGAAAAAGGGTAGCTGAAATATTCGCTGTTAAAGATGCAGCACATGATGAGCTTTTCATTCTCTATTTGAAAAAGGATCTAGAAAAGGAAACTCTTCACTTGATACAATCTCTGATGTTTTCAGAAAGTGAAGACTCTTCCCTTGAATACATAGCCTACCATGATCCTCTTACGGGGCTACCCAACAGAAGATATTTCCACGAGTTGGGAAATAGGTATCTTGCCATAGCGAAACGGGAAAACAAAAGTTTGTACGTTCTGTTCATGGATCTGTCTGGATTCAAAAAAATAAACGATACTTACGGTCATATGTTTGGTGATGAAGTATTGAAGACAGTGGCAAAAAGAGTTCTGGACAGAATAAGAAGAAGTGATATCGTATCACGAATCGGAGGAGACGAATTTGCTATCTTACTCTACGATATGAAGGAAAGTTATTTGGAATCTTTTTTGAAAAGGCTTTTCTCGGCTTTTGATGAATCCATCGAAATTGAAAACACGAAAGCTTTCGTATCAGCAAACGTAGGAATATCAAGATTTCCGGAAGATGGAGGAACTTTAGAAGAACTTTTGAAAATCGCAGATGAAAGAATGTACGCAGCAAAAACACAAGGGAAACCCTTCATACTTCCTTTCTCACGAGTATCATAG
- a CDS encoding DMT family transporter, with protein MKSLKPAFYLLGSVVIASFSGILIKSSSLPPGTIAFYRLLIASLLFLTVKRKRCAFSFHDEMLSILSGFLLAMHFYFWVSAFKHTTVTGAVIPLTLQPVVTSFFSYLFYKEKLTLFQLLTGSTVVLGVLIAVFDKGSISNVSKGDLMAIVGVLFFCGYLIVGRSLNKKMGSFNFSMRTHIVATMILLVLGTPSFKIVDVKEWFILIVLGAGCSFLGYLLINISLKYFPSSVVSIALVGEPALAILWSSLMLRESATLFQILGFAISVIGLLLFLIKT; from the coding sequence GTGAAGAGTTTGAAACCTGCTTTTTACCTTTTGGGAAGTGTTGTTATTGCATCCTTTTCTGGTATACTCATAAAATCCTCTTCTCTTCCACCAGGAACTATTGCTTTCTACAGATTGCTCATCGCTTCTTTACTCTTTTTGACCGTTAAAAGAAAGAGGTGCGCCTTTTCCTTTCATGATGAGATGTTGTCGATACTCTCCGGTTTTCTACTTGCAATGCACTTTTACTTTTGGGTGTCTGCTTTCAAACACACAACCGTAACGGGAGCAGTCATACCTCTTACACTTCAGCCTGTCGTCACAAGTTTTTTTTCGTATCTTTTTTACAAGGAGAAACTCACCTTGTTCCAATTGCTCACTGGTTCTACGGTTGTACTGGGTGTTTTGATCGCTGTCTTCGATAAAGGAAGCATTTCAAACGTTTCCAAAGGCGATCTTATGGCTATCGTTGGCGTTTTGTTCTTCTGTGGATATCTAATCGTTGGAAGATCGCTGAACAAAAAGATGGGGAGTTTCAATTTCAGCATGAGAACTCATATTGTGGCCACTATGATACTTCTGGTTCTTGGAACTCCCAGTTTTAAGATCGTGGATGTGAAGGAATGGTTCATCTTGATAGTCCTTGGAGCAGGTTGTTCTTTCCTTGGATATTTGCTAATAAACATCTCTCTAAAATATTTCCCTTCAAGTGTGGTCAGCATAGCTCTCGTGGGAGAACCCGCTTTAGCTATATTGTGGTCCTCACTGATGTTAAGAGAGAGTGCTACACTTTTTCAAATCCTAGGCTTTGCCATTTCTGTAATTGGCCTCTTACTGTTTCTGATAAAAACTTGA
- a CDS encoding acetylornithine transaminase, which produces MYLMNTYNRFPATLVQGKGSWVYDIKGKAYLDFTSGIAVNVLGHSHPKLVEAIKDQAEKLIHCSNLYWNLPQMELAELLSRNTFGGKVFFANTGTEANEAAIKIARKYGRRKKENKFKILSAWNSFHGRTLGSLTATGQPKYQKPFEPLVPGFEYFEFNNVEDLKNKMSDDVCAVFLEPIQGESGIIPSTKEFLEETRKLCDEYDALLIFDEVQCGMGRTGSLFAYQKYGVVPDILTVAKGLGGGVPIGAVIVSEKANVLEPGDHGTTFGGNPLACRAGVTVIKELTKEGFLEDVERKGNYLIEELMEIKKQSDIVKEIRGVGLMIGIQFVEDVSNREIAMKCFEEGLLVVPAGNNTVRFLPPLIVEYGEIDIAVRILREALKKI; this is translated from the coding sequence ATGTATCTCATGAACACCTACAACAGATTTCCTGCAACCTTGGTTCAAGGAAAAGGTTCTTGGGTCTACGATATCAAAGGGAAAGCCTATCTCGACTTCACGTCTGGTATAGCAGTGAACGTGTTGGGTCATTCTCATCCTAAACTTGTTGAAGCGATAAAAGATCAGGCCGAAAAATTGATCCATTGTTCGAACCTCTATTGGAATCTGCCGCAAATGGAGTTGGCAGAGCTTCTTTCACGAAATACTTTCGGCGGGAAAGTGTTTTTTGCGAACACAGGAACGGAGGCGAACGAGGCAGCAATAAAGATTGCGAGAAAGTATGGTAGGAGAAAAAAGGAGAATAAGTTCAAGATCCTTTCCGCGTGGAATTCTTTCCATGGGAGAACATTAGGTTCCCTCACAGCAACCGGACAACCAAAATATCAAAAACCTTTTGAACCTCTTGTACCGGGATTTGAATACTTCGAGTTCAACAATGTGGAGGATTTGAAGAACAAAATGTCGGATGATGTGTGCGCTGTTTTTCTTGAGCCTATTCAAGGTGAAAGCGGGATAATTCCTTCAACGAAAGAGTTTCTTGAAGAAACAAGAAAGTTGTGTGATGAGTACGATGCTCTCCTCATTTTTGATGAGGTTCAATGTGGAATGGGAAGAACGGGTTCGTTGTTCGCATACCAGAAGTACGGGGTGGTTCCGGATATCCTCACCGTTGCAAAAGGCCTTGGTGGAGGAGTCCCTATTGGAGCGGTTATAGTGAGTGAGAAGGCAAACGTTTTGGAACCGGGAGATCACGGGACGACTTTCGGAGGCAACCCTCTTGCTTGTAGAGCGGGCGTTACCGTGATAAAAGAATTGACAAAGGAAGGTTTTCTAGAAGATGTGGAGAGGAAGGGAAATTACCTCATAGAAGAACTTATGGAAATAAAAAAACAGTCCGATATTGTGAAAGAAATTCGAGGTGTAGGTTTGATGATAGGGATTCAATTTGTTGAGGATGTGAGCAACAGGGAGATCGCCATGAAATGTTTCGAAGAAGGACTATTGGTGGTTCCGGCTGGTAACAACACAGTTAGGTTTCTTCCTCCTCTGATTGTAGAATACGGAGAGATCGACATTGCCGTCAGAATCCTGAGAGAAGCGCTGAAAAAAATTTAA
- the argB gene encoding acetylglutamate kinase, translating to MRIDTVNVLLEALPYIKEFYGKTFVVKFGGSAMKLEKAKKAFIQDIILLKYTGIKPIIVHGGGPAISQMMKELGIEPVFKNGHRVTDERTMEIVEMVLVGKVNKDIVMNINLHGGRAVGVCGKDSKLIVAERETKYGDIGYVGRVKKINPEILHALIENDYIPVIAPVGIGEDGFSYNINADTVAAEIAKSLMAEKLILLTDVDGVLRNGELVSTLTPEEAERLIEDGTVTGGMIPKLECAISAVRGGVSAVHIINGGMEHAILLEIFSKKGIGTMIKESEG from the coding sequence ATGAGAATCGACACTGTCAATGTCCTGCTGGAAGCACTTCCCTATATAAAAGAATTCTATGGAAAAACTTTCGTAGTGAAATTCGGGGGAAGTGCGATGAAGTTGGAGAAAGCAAAGAAGGCATTTATACAAGATATTATACTTTTGAAGTACACTGGAATAAAGCCGATCATAGTTCACGGTGGGGGACCAGCGATATCCCAGATGATGAAAGAGTTGGGGATAGAGCCAGTCTTTAAGAATGGACACAGGGTAACGGATGAAAGGACCATGGAGATAGTAGAAATGGTTCTCGTAGGAAAAGTGAACAAAGATATCGTTATGAATATAAATCTTCACGGCGGACGTGCTGTGGGAGTGTGCGGGAAAGATTCCAAGCTCATAGTAGCGGAAAGGGAAACGAAGTATGGAGATATAGGATACGTTGGTCGAGTGAAGAAAATCAATCCTGAAATACTCCATGCATTGATTGAAAACGATTACATTCCAGTTATCGCGCCGGTTGGGATAGGCGAGGATGGGTTCTCTTACAACATAAACGCCGATACAGTAGCAGCGGAGATCGCAAAGAGTTTGATGGCGGAGAAGTTGATTTTGCTCACGGACGTTGACGGTGTGTTGAGAAATGGAGAGCTTGTTTCCACCTTGACACCCGAAGAAGCGGAAAGATTGATCGAAGATGGGACTGTGACCGGTGGAATGATTCCGAAGTTGGAATGCGCTATCTCTGCAGTACGTGGGGGTGTAAGCGCAGTCCATATCATAAACGGAGGTATGGAACACGCCATTTTGCTTGAAATATTCAGTAAGAAGGGTATAGGTACTATGATCAAAGAATCGGAGGGATGA
- the argJ gene encoding bifunctional glutamate N-acetyltransferase/amino-acid acetyltransferase ArgJ, which translates to MYVPKGFRFSGVHCKIKRKRKDLGLIFSEVPCIAAGVFTQNVVKAAPVVYDLEILKKNPEGIRSVVVNSGIANACTGEQGLTNAKKMAEKAAKELGIPIESVLVSSTGVIGVQLPMDKVESGIEEAVRNLSEDPLPFAEAIMTTDTKPKLHSKKISLDGKEITVLGIAKGSGMIHPNMATMLAFLVTDASISENALKKLLKISVDDTYNMIDVDGDTSTNDMVIILANGLAGNVTIQEETDGFWKLYEAVHEVNQFLAEKIVEDGEGATKVIEVNVINAPDMESARLIARSIVSSNLVKTAIYGGDANWGRVLAAAGYSGAKFDPNRLDLFFESEAGSIKVAEDGQGLDFNEKEAKDILSEKKIRIVLDMKQGKESARAWGCDLTEKYVEINGRYRT; encoded by the coding sequence GTGTACGTTCCAAAAGGATTTCGCTTTTCAGGGGTACATTGTAAGATAAAAAGAAAAAGAAAGGATTTGGGGCTCATCTTTTCGGAAGTACCTTGCATTGCAGCCGGTGTTTTCACTCAGAACGTGGTGAAAGCGGCACCGGTAGTTTACGATCTGGAAATTTTGAAAAAAAATCCAGAAGGTATCAGATCTGTTGTTGTTAACAGTGGTATTGCCAACGCGTGTACTGGTGAACAGGGTTTGACGAATGCAAAGAAAATGGCGGAAAAGGCAGCGAAAGAGCTGGGTATTCCAATAGAGAGTGTCCTTGTGTCTTCTACCGGGGTCATAGGAGTCCAACTTCCAATGGATAAGGTGGAAAGCGGTATAGAGGAAGCAGTGAGGAATCTTTCTGAAGATCCTCTACCTTTTGCCGAAGCGATCATGACCACGGATACAAAACCGAAGCTTCACAGCAAAAAAATATCACTGGATGGAAAGGAAATCACCGTTCTTGGAATAGCGAAAGGTTCCGGGATGATACATCCGAACATGGCAACGATGCTCGCTTTTTTGGTGACGGATGCCAGTATTTCTGAAAACGCCTTGAAAAAACTTTTGAAGATTTCTGTTGACGATACTTACAATATGATAGACGTTGATGGAGATACGAGCACAAACGATATGGTGATCATACTCGCAAACGGTCTAGCGGGGAACGTAACCATCCAAGAAGAGACAGATGGTTTTTGGAAATTGTACGAAGCTGTTCACGAAGTTAATCAATTTCTAGCCGAAAAGATTGTCGAAGATGGCGAGGGCGCCACAAAAGTTATTGAAGTAAACGTAATCAACGCCCCCGACATGGAATCTGCCAGGTTGATAGCTCGTTCTATCGTGTCATCGAACCTTGTGAAAACGGCTATTTACGGAGGAGACGCAAATTGGGGTAGAGTCTTGGCAGCGGCGGGTTATTCTGGAGCCAAGTTCGATCCGAACAGACTCGATTTGTTCTTTGAAAGTGAGGCGGGAAGTATAAAGGTTGCCGAAGACGGTCAAGGTCTCGATTTCAACGAAAAAGAGGCTAAAGATATTCTCAGTGAAAAGAAGATAAGAATAGTTCTCGATATGAAGCAAGGGAAGGAATCGGCAAGGGCTTGGGGTTGCGACCTGACAGAGAAATACGTGGAGATAAATGGGAGGTACAGGACATGA